Genomic segment of Ignavibacteriales bacterium:
GGTAAAACAAATTTTAGATTTTATTTCCAAAGCAACACGCGGTATAGTTCGCAAATGAATTGGCACTTCATTAATTCAGGTGCAAACACCGGTAACTACAATATGCAGTTCGATATTGAACTCGCAAACATCTGTAAACCCGATGAAGCTTACTTTAGAATTTATAGATGGAATCCTTATTGCATTTCGCTTGGAGCCAACCAAAGTTTTGATGACATTAATCAAGACAAAACCAAAACCGATGGAATTGATATTGTAAAACGACCAACCGGCGGAAGAGCCATTCTCCACGCAGAGGAATTAACTTATTCTGTTGTACTTCCCTACAATTTTGAACTATCACCGCGTGAGATTTATTTTAGAATCTCCAATGCGCTAATGCGCGGTTTGGAAATCTACAATCCCATTCTTGCAAAATCACAACTTGAAGATTATCAACCGAACTTTCCGAAACTCTTGGAAGGACCAACCGGAGTTTTATGTTTTGCAAGCACAGCAAGAAATGAAGTAAAATTTAACGATAAAAAACTTATTGGAAGTGCTCAGAGAAAATTGAACAACGTTATTCTTCAGCATGGCTCAATATTATGCGGACCGTTTCATAAAAAACTCGTTGATTACATTAACTCAGATCAAGAAACCAAAAATATTTTATCGCTGGAATTGAATACCAAAACCACAGAACTCGGAACTATTCTTAACGAAGATATTGATTACCAGAAGTTGAAGACATGTTTAATAGTCGGATTTGAATTGGAATGGCAGATAAAATTTGAACAACCCGTGGAAGCATTTTCGATATGACTTGTAGCGTTCAATATACTTGCCTACCGCAGGCAGGTTGAACCCCTACAAAAAAGAAATTTATTTCATCAACAACATTTTCTTTGATTGAATAAAATTATTTGCAGTGATTGTGTAAATGTAAACACCGCTCGTCAGTTTGCTTGAATCAAAATTGATTTTGTAATAACCGACAGATTTCTTTTCATTGACGAGCGTTGCTACTTTCCTTCCAATTACGTCATATACTTTTATTGTAACAAATCCCTCTATCGGAAGTTGGTAATTGATTGTTGTTGTCGGGTTGAAGGGATTAGGAAAATTCTGATAAAGATTGTAAGACGTCGGAATAAATTGGAGCTTATTTTCTTTTACACCTACAATCAATGGCATCTTACCAAATGCTAAACTATCGTAAGGCGTTGATCTCAACAACGCTACCTTTCTTCTCATCATTGTAATACTTTCTTTGTAATCAGCACCCAACGCCGGCACTAAAGCCATCATCACCCATTGAGTATCTCCCCGCGTCATTGTGAAAGGACCTGCAAACATATTGAACCCCGCACCACCACCCGTGTTTTGATTTAATATCCAACCAGTGTTTGAAACAGGGTCACCGTCCCATGTAAATCTTGTTGGCCTTCCATTTGTTGGATCAATTTTTAGTGTACCATCCGTAAAGTATCCGCGAGCGATATTCCATGCTTGAGTAGTTGTAAATGCTGGGTTACCAGGAGGAACGGGATCAGCATCGTCAATTATTCCGTGAAATGCCGTCATAGAAAGATTTTTGTAATTGTTTTTTATCTTTCCTTTAATGATCGCCGTATTGCCAGTTGATTGAATTGAAGGACCATACAACAAAGCATAACCTACCGCCGGGTGATATGAAGTACTGCCGGTTTTGTCCCAACAGTAACCTAAGTCTAATGTTGTGTCTGAAGCAGGTTCATTATAAAGCGGGAAAAAACTTGTATTGATATCAACATCAGCCCACAATGAAAAATAGAGGGAATCAATATCTGTATCCCCTTTATTTATTATAGTGAATTCTTCAAACACTGTGTTCGAAAATAAATCTTGGTTATCGGGCAAAGTGCCCTTACGTGCATAAACAAGCTGATGTATTTCAACGGGCATTACTTTTAATGAATCGCCGCTTCTATTCCATGCAATTCTTGATTTTGTATTTGCATCCAGTGCATTGTAAACCGTCCATAACATTTGATCTCCGTAAATTTTTGGTGTACCATCAATATTTACTGGAGCTCCAAAACTTTTAGACCAATCTCTATAATCTGGATTACCAATTCCATCACCTCTGCTAATTTTATAAATTCTATACAAAGTTGAATCTTGTGGTTGAGACTGCATTGCAGGTACGCCGTTTATTATTGGTCCCGGTGAAAAACTTGATGAAGTACGAATAAACCATTCAACATAACTGCCGCTTATTCGTCTGTTGATTTTGCCTATTACCCAGGGTCCCTGATCAAAAACAATTATAGAGTCTTGATGCAATTGAAGCCAATATCCTCCGCCTTCGCTGCTTGGTGAATAATTTAAACCACCAATATTATTTAAGTGGAGACGAATATTATTGATATCCAAAATTCTGTAATTCACAGGAGATTGAGCAAGAATAGTACTAGATAGGATTGTCATTATCAGTATTAACCTTTTCATATGATCTTTCCTTATTTCACCAATAATAATTTTTTAGCTTGCGTGGTATTTCCTACTATTAATTTATAAACGTATAAGCCTGAAGACAATATAATACCGACTGTTTACATGATTAATGTAATAAATATTTTCCAAAAAAGTTTGGTCGCTCCAGTAGTCTAGACATTTTTTATAGCGCAATACGATGGAACAAAAATCTTTCATAAACATTTCCATCCCTACTTACTTAGTGTTAAATTTCCCAATAGAAATCGAAGCTATTCACTAACTGATAATTTCTGTAATGAAGAAAATATTGTTTTTGCTTTTCATTTTGTTTGGAATAAATGTTCACGCTCAAGAGCAATCCGATCTTGAATTTTTTCTAGGCGGTGCTCAAGTTATGGGTATAACCAGCGACGGTTCTAATCTCTGGTTCGCTACAAACGGAAACGGTATTTTTAAATATATGCCCAAAACAAATGCATGGATGCAGTATTCAACTTCATTTGGAAATTTACAACACGATTTCTTTTATTGCATTGCCGCTAATGAAGATTATGTTTGGGCAGGTTCAACAGACGGACTTTTTATTTTAGATAAGAGACATGACTCATGGACAAAAAGAAAATTTGGTCTTGGTGGTCAGTTAGCTAATTGGATCCGCGCTTTAGCTTATGATAAATTTGAAAAAGCGCTTTGGATCGGACGATTTAAATATCTTACCAAGTTCGATCTGAAAGAAAAAAAATACAACGATTACGATTTAACCGTGAAAGGAAACGAGAAGACCAACACCATTAAATCAATTCAGGTGGATGGCGATTCTCTAGTTTGGTTTGGAACTGAAGCCGGTTTACACAAGTATGATAAATCGAAAGACCTTAATGATAAGAACTCTTTAACTTTTTATGATACTAAATACAATTACTTTGATGGAGAAGGTGAGCAAGTTTCCATTACTTCAATTTTATTCGACAGAAATTTTGTCTGGATCGGATTGGATGAGTTTATTACACCTGAAAGACCTGAATTTAATGTAGGCGGATTGTTCCGGTTCAATAGAAAAAATGATTGGCTCAGGTTCGATGATTCAAAAGGTTTGCCGGCTAACGGAATTTATGATTTAGAACGAACCGGTAAGTATATTTGGGTATCGTTATATCAGTTTGGTAAAAACGCAAAAGAAACTTTTGGAAGAGGAATTGTTTTGATAGACAGAATGACAAATAAAATAATTCCAATTCGCGATGATCGAATTCCGCAAACAGTTTACTCGATCTTTTTCGACGGAACAAAGTTGTGGCTCGGAACAGAAACCGGGTTGATTAAAGTTAATTTCTTCAATAAGCTTGCACAGTGGATAGGAATCCATAGCAGTACCAAAAGCGGAGTGAAAAAATGATGAACGTCTCATTCAAAAAATTGAATTCACTTAAAAACAATTTCTCGGGAAAACGTGTTGCGGTTATCGGCGATCTGATGCTGGATTGTTATTTCTGGGGTGGAGTTTCAAGAGTTTCACCCGAAGCTCCCGTTCCAGTTGTTGAAGTTGATGAAGAATTTTTCCGCTTCGGCGGTGCAATGAATGTTGCTTATAATATTTTAAAACTCGGCGGAATACCCTTTCCTATCGGTGTAATTGGAGATGACAATGAAGGAAAAATTATTCGCAAGTTGATGAAAGACAGTGGAATTACTGATAAAGGAATTGTAATTGATCCGAAGCGACCAACTACTGCAAAGACAAGAGTCATTGCCGATAAGCAGCACATCGTACGGATTGATAAAGAGAAAACTGCTGCAATATCTCCATCTACAGAAAAGAAAATATTAGGATTGCTTAGAAAGGAACTTAAAAAACTTGATGCGATAATACTTCAAGATTATAATAAAGGCGTGCTTACCGGAAATCTAATTACACAAATCATTAAGCTTGCAGAGAGTGCAAATATTATTGTAACCGTAGATCCTAAATTCATGAATTTCTTTTCATACAAGAATGTTACGGTTTTCAAACCAAACAGGAAAGAAACTGAAGACGTTTTTGGAATCAGAATTAAAACCGAAGAAGATATTACAAAAGCCGGATTTAGATTACTTGAACAGCTTAACTGCAAATATGTACTTCTTACATTAGGAGAA
This window contains:
- a CDS encoding T9SS type A sorting domain-containing protein — encoded protein: MKRLILIMTILSSTILAQSPVNYRILDINNIRLHLNNIGGLNYSPSSEGGGYWLQLHQDSIIVFDQGPWVIGKINRRISGSYVEWFIRTSSSFSPGPIINGVPAMQSQPQDSTLYRIYKISRGDGIGNPDYRDWSKSFGAPVNIDGTPKIYGDQMLWTVYNALDANTKSRIAWNRSGDSLKVMPVEIHQLVYARKGTLPDNQDLFSNTVFEEFTIINKGDTDIDSLYFSLWADVDINTSFFPLYNEPASDTTLDLGYCWDKTGSTSYHPAVGYALLYGPSIQSTGNTAIIKGKIKNNYKNLSMTAFHGIIDDADPVPPGNPAFTTTQAWNIARGYFTDGTLKIDPTNGRPTRFTWDGDPVSNTGWILNQNTGGGAGFNMFAGPFTMTRGDTQWVMMALVPALGADYKESITMMRRKVALLRSTPYDSLAFGKMPLIVGVKENKLQFIPTSYNLYQNFPNPFNPTTTINYQLPIEGFVTIKVYDVIGRKVATLVNEKKSVGYYKINFDSSKLTSGVYIYTITANNFIQSKKMLLMK
- the rfaE1 gene encoding D-glycero-beta-D-manno-heptose-7-phosphate kinase, coding for MMNVSFKKLNSLKNNFSGKRVAVIGDLMLDCYFWGGVSRVSPEAPVPVVEVDEEFFRFGGAMNVAYNILKLGGIPFPIGVIGDDNEGKIIRKLMKDSGITDKGIVIDPKRPTTAKTRVIADKQHIVRIDKEKTAAISPSTEKKILGLLRKELKKLDAIILQDYNKGVLTGNLITQIIKLAESANIIVTVDPKFMNFFSYKNVTVFKPNRKETEDVFGIRIKTEEDITKAGFRLLEQLNCKYVLLTLGEKGIALFEKGKLERRVSTIARKVSDVSGAGDTVISTLTMALSAGAEIFDAAYLANYAGGLVCQEVGIVPIELNTLFNAVSKELK